Within Bacillus sp. FJAT-45350, the genomic segment ATTTGTTGTAAAATCACCTATAATGATTTTCATTGGATATGTCGTTAATTAATTCCAAATTACTTTGAGAGGAGGTGAACGAAAGATGGCAGATGTTTTATCTCGTATCACAAAAATTATTGTTGATCGTTTAGGAGTAGAAGAATCAGAAGTCAAACCTGCGGCTTCATTCAAGGACGATTTAGGTGCAGATTCATTAGACGTTGTAGAACTTGTTATGGAATTAGAAGATGAGTTTGATTTAGAGATTTCTGATGAAGAAGCTGAAAAAATCTCTACTGTAGCAGATGTTGTAGAATACATACAAAGCCAACAGTAGTTCTCTTATTGTCAAGTCCCATATATTGATATGGGACTTGCATTTAAGGAAAGACTGCTTCACAGCTTTTCTTATTAAAATTTACCTGTGAACGTGTTGGAGGTAGCCATGTCACATTCTTCAAAAAATTATCGAAAACGTTTTGGCCCAAACCAGTATGACCGTAAAAGACAAACTAGAAGATTGACACTAACTGTTAAGCAAAAAGAAAGGTTTGAACAGTTAGTTTCTGAAATTGGACTACCGTTTCATGATAATAAGCTGTTAATTCAGGCTTTTACACATTCATCCTATGTGAATGAGCATCGCATTAGCTCTTGTCAAGATAACGAGCGTCTTGAGTTCTTAGGAGACGCTGTGTTAGAACTAGCTGTTTCTCAATACTTATATAAAAAATTTGAGGCGATGAGCGAAGGGG encodes:
- the acpP gene encoding acyl carrier protein, giving the protein MADVLSRITKIIVDRLGVEESEVKPAASFKDDLGADSLDVVELVMELEDEFDLEISDEEAEKISTVADVVEYIQSQQ